One window of the Saccopteryx leptura isolate mSacLep1 chromosome 9, mSacLep1_pri_phased_curated, whole genome shotgun sequence genome contains the following:
- the LOC136380720 gene encoding galectin-7-like translates to MAGSSNLPHKTSLPEGVKEGTVMRIRGVVPDNAGRFHINLLCSDEEGAEAALHFNPRLDESVVVFNTKEQGAWGKEERGQGFPFQRGQPFELLLIATGEGFKTVVGDKEYYHFRYRVPAARVRVLEVGGDLRLESVKIF, encoded by the exons Atggcagggagctct AACTTGCCACACAAGACCTCGCTGCCTGAGGGTGTCAAAGAGGGCACTGTCATGAGAATTCGTGGTGTTGTCCCCGACAATGCTGGCAG GTTTCACATCAACTTGCTGTGCAGTGACGAGGAAGGTGCTGAGGCTGCCCTGCATTTCAACCCTCGGCTGGATGAGTCAGTGGTGGTCTTTAACACCAAGGAGCAGGGTGCCTGGGGCAAGGAGGAGCGAGGTCAGGGCTTTCCCTTTCAGCGTGGGCAGCCCTTCGAGTTGCTCCTCATCGCTACAGGAGAAGGCTTCAAG ACGGTGGTGGGCGACAAGGAATACTACCACTTCCGCTACCGCGTCCCGGCGGCGCGCGTGCGCGTGTTGGAAGTGGGCGGGGACCTGCGGCTGGAGTCCGTGAAGATCTTCTGA